The Sporomusaceae bacterium region ACGGGTCATCGTCTCCACCTGCCAGGCCGTCTCAGGGGCCGGCAAAGCGGCCGTCGACGAACTTAACGGCCAACTGCGCGAACTTTTGGACGGCCGCCAGCCCTCGGCAGCCATCCTGCCCGTGGCCGCCCTCGGTGCGCACTACCCCATCGCCTTCAACCTCATTCCCCAGATCGACATCTTCGAAGACGAGGGCTACACCAAAGAAGAAATGAAACTGGTGCTCGAAACGCGCAAAATCATGCACCTGCCGTCGCTGCCCATCACCGCCACCACGGTAAGAGCCCCCGTCCTGCGCAGCCACTCCGAATTCCTCAACCTCGAAACCGGGCGCAAACTATCGGTTGAAGAAGCGCGGCGGATACTGGTCGCCGCCCCCGGCGTGTCCGTCCTCGACGAACCCGACCGCCAGATCTATCCCATGCCGGCCTTTACCGCCGGCCGCGACGAAGTGTTCGTCGGCCGCATCCGCGAAGACCGCACCATACCGGCCGGGCTCAACATCTGGGTGGTCGGCGACCAGATCCGCAAAGGCGCCGCCCTTAACGCCATCCAGATCGCCGAGCAACTCATCGCCCGACGTCTCGTCTAGGAGGGTGAACCCCATGCGGATACTCGTCCAGAAATTCGGCGGCACATCCGTCGGCACCGCCGAGCGCCGCCAACAGGTCGTGGCGAAGATCACCGCCGCCAAGGCGGCCGGCTATGCGCCGCTTGTCGTCGTCTCCGCCCTGGGGCGGGCCGGGGAACCCTACGCCACCGACACCCTCCTCACCCTGGCCAAAGAGGAATGCTCCGCCATCGGCAAGCGCGAACAAGACCTCATCATGGCCTGCGGCGAAATCGTCGCCGGGGTGATCGTCGTCGGCGCCCTCAAAAAAGCCGGCCTGGAAGCCGTATTCCTCACCGGCCAGCAGGCGGGCATCATCACCACCCCCGCCCACGGCGACGCCCAAATAATCCGCATCGACCCCAGGGGCGTAACCG contains the following coding sequences:
- a CDS encoding aspartate-semialdehyde dehydrogenase; this translates as MEKFNVAILGATGAVGAELLDILASRDFPIGKLKLLALEVGTTITFRGEDHIVEEATPEAFRDIQIAFFAGGPISKVLAPEAVKAGAVVIDNSSAFRLDTNVPLVVPEVNIGDLDKHNGIIANPNCSTIIMALAINPIHQHAELKRVIVSTCQAVSGAGKAAVDELNGQLRELLDGRQPSAAILPVAALGAHYPIAFNLIPQIDIFEDEGYTKEEMKLVLETRKIMHLPSLPITATTVRAPVLRSHSEFLNLETGRKLSVEEARRILVAAPGVSVLDEPDRQIYPMPAFTAGRDEVFVGRIREDRTIPAGLNIWVVGDQIRKGAALNAIQIAEQLIARRLV